Below is a genomic region from Fervidobacterium sp..
TGTAAAAAATGTCCCCGAATGGTGTGTGACCATTGTCAGAAGGTCTACTTAACATTGCATATTTTCCGTTTATCTTTCTGGGAAACAAAACACCATTTCTATTAAATGGTAGAAAAGCGTTCTCTATTTGGTAAAATGTTTCAAAATCGTAAGTGTAACCTATACCTATCGTTGGTCCGTGGTAACCATTACACCAAGTAATCCAATATCTATCCTCTATGAATACAACCCTAGGATCGTATTTGTATTCACTCTCAATCAGTTCAGATGATTGCTGGATAAACTTTATAGGTTCATCATCTATCACCCAGTTGAATCCATCTTTACTAAACCCTTTTCTTATATTCATCTCGCGAGCAGTGTTATCTACTCTGAATACGCCAGCAAAATAGTCTTTAAATTTGACAACAGCACTGTTAAAGATGCTGTTAGAGTCTTTTGCTTGGTTCCTCTTTATTATAGGATTTTGAGAATATCTCCAAACGACTTCACTACTACCTTTTGGTCTATCTTCCCAAGGTATATTCGGTAAACTTTTTGCTAATATTTTCAATTTATCTCCCCCATTTAATATTTATTCTTGCATCCACAAGAGTTTCTAATAACCATGTCTACTCCTATGATAACATTATCGTTAATCATTTCTCCTTTTAATTTGCTTACAATCAAAGAAGCTGCAGTTTCTCCGACTTTAGCTAAATCTTGTTTAATAGTTGTTAGTTTCGGGTGAGTCATTTTAGCTACGAATTCATCATCGAATCCAACAACTTTTACTTCTTCAGGTATTTTAATACCATATTTCAAAATATAGCATATACCCCTAACTGCCAACATATCATTGCAAAAAAATACACAGTCAATATTCTTATCCTTTATGATCTTTGGAAGAGTAGAGAAATCTCCCTCGATACTTTCAAACTTTATTATATCTGGTTTCTTTTTTAATCCTTTAGAAATACCATT
It encodes:
- a CDS encoding glycoside hydrolase family 130 protein, translated to MKILAKSLPNIPWEDRPKGSSEVVWRYSQNPIIKRNQAKDSNSIFNSAVVKFKDYFAGVFRVDNTAREMNIRKGFSKDGFNWVIDDEPIKFIQQSSELIESEYKYDPRVVFIEDRYWITWCNGYHGPTIGIGYTYDFETFYQIENAFLPFNRNGVLFPRKINGKYAMLSRPSDNGHTPFGDIFYSESPDMIHWGVHRFVMGRGYSPWQSLKIGAGPVPIETDEGWLLFYHGVLLSCNGYVYSFGAALLDLEKPWKVIKRSKKYLLSPQMLYECVGDVPNVV